In Panthera leo isolate Ple1 chromosome F3, P.leo_Ple1_pat1.1, whole genome shotgun sequence, one genomic interval encodes:
- the JTB gene encoding protein JTB, whose protein sequence is MPTGAGRRSLPQGSHLCWLLCAFTLKLCQAEAPVRAEKLSVSTSNLPCWLVEEFVVAEECAPCSNFQAKTTPECGSTGYVEKITCSSSKRNELKSCRSALMEQHLFWKFEGAVVGVALVFACLVIVRQRQLDRKALEKVRKQIESI, encoded by the exons ATGCCTACAGGCGCAGGGAGGCGTAGCCTCCCCCAGGGCAGCCACCTGTGCTGGCTGCTCTGCGCTTTCACCTTGAAGCTCTG CCAAGCCGAGGCTCCGGTGCGGGCGGAGAAGCTGTCAG TGAGCACCTCAAATTTGCCGTGCTGGCTGGTGGAAGAGTTTGTGGTGGCAGAAGAATGTGCTCCGTGCTCTAATTTCCAGGCT AAGACCACTCCTGAGTGTGGTTCCACAGGGTACGTGGAGAAAATCACATGCAGCTCATCTAAGAGAAATGAGTTGAAAAG CTGCCGCTCAGCTCTGATGGAGCAGCACTTATTCTGGAAATTTGAAGGGGCTGTCGTGGGTGTGGCCTTGGTCTTCGCTTGCCTTGTCATCGTTCGTCAGCGACAGCTGGACAGAAAAGCTCTGGAAAAGGTCCGGAAGCAAATCGAGTCCATATAG
- the RAB13 gene encoding ras-related protein Rab-13 isoform X2 — protein sequence MKPRTCLGRDGGREDNFNNTYISTIGIDFKIRTVDIEGKKIKLQVWDTAGQERFKTITTAYYRGAMGIILVYDITDEKSFENIQNWMKSIKENASAGVQRLLLGNKCDMEAKRRVRKERADRLAREHGIRFFETSAKSSTNVDEAFSSLARDILLKSGGRRSGNSHRPPGADLRACDKKSSGRCSLG from the exons ATGAAACCCCGAACGTGTCTCGGTCGAGACGGAGGGAGGG AAGACAACTTCAACAACACTTACATCTCCACTATCG GAATCGACTTCAAGATCCGCACTGTGGACATAGAGGGGAAGAAGATCAAATTGCAGGTCTG GGACACGGCTGGCCAGGAGCGATTCAAGACGATCACCACCGCCTACTACCGCGGGGCCATG GGCATCATCCTAGTGTATGACATCACAGATGAGAAATCCTTCGAGAACATTCAGAACTGGATGAAGAGcatcaaagag AATGCCTCTGCAGGGGTGCAGCGTCTGCTGCTGGGGAACAAGTGTGACATGGAGGCCAAGAGGAGAGTGCGGAAGGAGCGGGCCGATCGG CTGGCTCGGGAGCACGGAATTCGATTCTTCGAGACAAGTGCCAAATCCAGCACAAATGTGGATGAG GCTTTCAGCTCCCTGGCCCGGGACATCTTGCTCAAGTCAGGAGGCCGGAGATCG GGAAACAGCCACAGGCCCCCTGGCGCGGACCTGAGAGCTTGTGACAAGAAGAGCAGCGGCAGGTGCTCCCTCGGCTGA
- the RAB13 gene encoding ras-related protein Rab-13 isoform X1, protein MAKAYDHLFKLLLIGDSGVGKTCLIIRFAEDNFNNTYISTIGIDFKIRTVDIEGKKIKLQVWDTAGQERFKTITTAYYRGAMGIILVYDITDEKSFENIQNWMKSIKENASAGVQRLLLGNKCDMEAKRRVRKERADRLAREHGIRFFETSAKSSTNVDEAFSSLARDILLKSGGRRSGNSHRPPGADLRACDKKSSGRCSLG, encoded by the exons ATGGCCAAAGCCTACGACCACCTCTTCAAGTTGCTGCTGATCGGGGACTCGGGGGTGGGCAAGACTTGTCTGATCATTCGCTTTGCAGAAGACAACTTCAACAACACTTACATCTCCACTATCG GAATCGACTTCAAGATCCGCACTGTGGACATAGAGGGGAAGAAGATCAAATTGCAGGTCTG GGACACGGCTGGCCAGGAGCGATTCAAGACGATCACCACCGCCTACTACCGCGGGGCCATG GGCATCATCCTAGTGTATGACATCACAGATGAGAAATCCTTCGAGAACATTCAGAACTGGATGAAGAGcatcaaagag AATGCCTCTGCAGGGGTGCAGCGTCTGCTGCTGGGGAACAAGTGTGACATGGAGGCCAAGAGGAGAGTGCGGAAGGAGCGGGCCGATCGG CTGGCTCGGGAGCACGGAATTCGATTCTTCGAGACAAGTGCCAAATCCAGCACAAATGTGGATGAG GCTTTCAGCTCCCTGGCCCGGGACATCTTGCTCAAGTCAGGAGGCCGGAGATCG GGAAACAGCCACAGGCCCCCTGGCGCGGACCTGAGAGCTTGTGACAAGAAGAGCAGCGGCAGGTGCTCCCTCGGCTGA
- the CREB3L4 gene encoding cyclic AMP-responsive element-binding protein 3-like protein 4 isoform X1, which produces MRDPGGKKRGGGLSGGRRAGLLGTGNTEVGRSSEPDVRPPEARSPVAGTFPEPGLHGPPPEAPGTKLQERGLRGWEPSGGRGCGLRDSEPEDFLKLFIDPNEVYCSGASASSDSGHPSEDPGRPDRPPAPQAPSPPALYEVVYEAGALERTQGEAGPAVGFISLQPGQRSPQLTVPDACVVCELPCDAHDTLPGAGTVNPVPPATLLPCQTLFLTEEEKRLLGQEGVSLPTHLPLTKAEERVLKKVRRKIRNKQSAQDSRQRKKEYIDGLESRAAACSAQNQELQKKVRELERCHVSLVAQLRQLQLLAARTSNKAAQTSTCVVILLFSLALIILPSVSPFQGLREAGPEDYQPHGVISRNILSHKDMTESLETTVVESRPGGPLKAKGENGSTRTLLEKMGGKTGPNGHAGAVLHAEEM; this is translated from the exons ATGCGAGATCCTGGAGGAAAGAAGCGCGGTGGTGGCCTTTCGGGCGGCCGGCGGGCTGGGCTTCTGGGGACGGGTAACACTGAGGTGGGCCGTTCATCTGAGCCAGACGTCAGGCCGCCGGAGGCGAGATCCCCGGTGGcag GGACCTTCCCGGAGCCGGGACTGCACGGCCCACCTCCGGAGGCCCCGGGGACGAAGCTCCAAGAACGGGGGCTGCGAGGCTGGGAGCCCAGTGGGGGCCGTGgctgt GGCCTTCGAGACAGTGAGCCTGAAGACTTCCTGAAACTTTTCATTGACCCCAATGAAGTGTACTGCTCAGGAGCCTCTGCTAGCAGCGACAGTGGCCATCCATCTGAGGACCCTGGCCGTCCAGACAGGCCTCCCGCCCCTCAAGCACCCAGTCCCCCTGCTCTCTACGAGGTGGTCTATGAGGCAGGGGCCCTGGAGAGGACGCAGGGGGAAGCTGGGCCAGCTGTAGGGTTCATCTCTCTCCAGCCAG GTCAGCGGAGCCCACAACTGACGGTGCCTGATGCCTGCGTGGTCTGCGAGCTGCCCTGTGATGCTCACGACACCCTGCCCGGAGCAGGCACTGTAAACCCAGTGCCTCCTGCGACCCTG CTGCCCTGTCAGACCTTGTTCCTGACAGAAGAGGAGAAGCGTctgctggggcaggaaggggttTCCCTGCCCACACACCTGCCCCTCACCAAG gcagaggagagggtcCTCAAGAAGGTCAGGAGGAAGATCCGGAACAAGCAGTCAGCTCAGGACAGTCGGCAGCGGAAGAAAGAGTACATCGACGGGCTGGAGAGCAG GGCCGCTGCCTGCTCTGCACAGAACCAGGAACTGCAGAAAAAAGTCCGGGAGCTGGAGAGGTGCCACGT ctccctggTAGCTCAGCTCCGCCAGCTGCAGCTGCTGGCTGCCCGGACCTCCAACAAAGCTGCCCAGACCAGCACTTGTGTCGTG ATCCTTCTTTTTTCCCTGGCTCTAATCATCCTGCCCAGTGTCAGCCCCTTTCAGGGTCTCCGGGAAGCTGGGCCTGAGGATTACCAGCCTCATGGAG TGATTTCCAGAAATATCCTAAGTCACAAGGACATGACAGAAAGTTTGGAGACCACAGTAGTAGAGTCCAGACCAGGGGGGCCACTTAAGGCCAAGGGTGAAAATGGCTCAACAAGGACATTGCTTGAGAAGATGGGAGGGAAGACAGGCCCCAATGGGCACGCAGGAGCTGTGCTGCACGCGGAAGAGATGTGA
- the RAB13 gene encoding ras-related protein Rab-13 isoform X3, with amino-acid sequence MGIILVYDITDEKSFENIQNWMKSIKENASAGVQRLLLGNKCDMEAKRRVRKERADRLAREHGIRFFETSAKSSTNVDEAFSSLARDILLKSGGRRSGNSHRPPGADLRACDKKSSGRCSLG; translated from the exons ATG GGCATCATCCTAGTGTATGACATCACAGATGAGAAATCCTTCGAGAACATTCAGAACTGGATGAAGAGcatcaaagag AATGCCTCTGCAGGGGTGCAGCGTCTGCTGCTGGGGAACAAGTGTGACATGGAGGCCAAGAGGAGAGTGCGGAAGGAGCGGGCCGATCGG CTGGCTCGGGAGCACGGAATTCGATTCTTCGAGACAAGTGCCAAATCCAGCACAAATGTGGATGAG GCTTTCAGCTCCCTGGCCCGGGACATCTTGCTCAAGTCAGGAGGCCGGAGATCG GGAAACAGCCACAGGCCCCCTGGCGCGGACCTGAGAGCTTGTGACAAGAAGAGCAGCGGCAGGTGCTCCCTCGGCTGA
- the CREB3L4 gene encoding cyclic AMP-responsive element-binding protein 3-like protein 4 isoform X2 has product MDFRTPDLLDAWLESPEDVFSTGTFPEPGLHGPPPEAPGTKLQERGLRGWEPSGGRGCGLRDSEPEDFLKLFIDPNEVYCSGASASSDSGHPSEDPGRPDRPPAPQAPSPPALYEVVYEAGALERTQGEAGPAVGFISLQPGQRSPQLTVPDACVVCELPCDAHDTLPGAGTVNPVPPATLLPCQTLFLTEEEKRLLGQEGVSLPTHLPLTKAEERVLKKVRRKIRNKQSAQDSRQRKKEYIDGLESRAAACSAQNQELQKKVRELERCHVSLVAQLRQLQLLAARTSNKAAQTSTCVVILLFSLALIILPSVSPFQGLREAGPEDYQPHGVISRNILSHKDMTESLETTVVESRPGGPLKAKGENGSTRTLLEKMGGKTGPNGHAGAVLHAEEM; this is encoded by the exons ATGGATTTCCGAACCCCCGACCTGCTGGATGCGTGGCTGGAGTCCCCAGAAGATGTTTTCTCAACAGGGACCTTCCCGGAGCCGGGACTGCACGGCCCACCTCCGGAGGCCCCGGGGACGAAGCTCCAAGAACGGGGGCTGCGAGGCTGGGAGCCCAGTGGGGGCCGTGgctgt GGCCTTCGAGACAGTGAGCCTGAAGACTTCCTGAAACTTTTCATTGACCCCAATGAAGTGTACTGCTCAGGAGCCTCTGCTAGCAGCGACAGTGGCCATCCATCTGAGGACCCTGGCCGTCCAGACAGGCCTCCCGCCCCTCAAGCACCCAGTCCCCCTGCTCTCTACGAGGTGGTCTATGAGGCAGGGGCCCTGGAGAGGACGCAGGGGGAAGCTGGGCCAGCTGTAGGGTTCATCTCTCTCCAGCCAG GTCAGCGGAGCCCACAACTGACGGTGCCTGATGCCTGCGTGGTCTGCGAGCTGCCCTGTGATGCTCACGACACCCTGCCCGGAGCAGGCACTGTAAACCCAGTGCCTCCTGCGACCCTG CTGCCCTGTCAGACCTTGTTCCTGACAGAAGAGGAGAAGCGTctgctggggcaggaaggggttTCCCTGCCCACACACCTGCCCCTCACCAAG gcagaggagagggtcCTCAAGAAGGTCAGGAGGAAGATCCGGAACAAGCAGTCAGCTCAGGACAGTCGGCAGCGGAAGAAAGAGTACATCGACGGGCTGGAGAGCAG GGCCGCTGCCTGCTCTGCACAGAACCAGGAACTGCAGAAAAAAGTCCGGGAGCTGGAGAGGTGCCACGT ctccctggTAGCTCAGCTCCGCCAGCTGCAGCTGCTGGCTGCCCGGACCTCCAACAAAGCTGCCCAGACCAGCACTTGTGTCGTG ATCCTTCTTTTTTCCCTGGCTCTAATCATCCTGCCCAGTGTCAGCCCCTTTCAGGGTCTCCGGGAAGCTGGGCCTGAGGATTACCAGCCTCATGGAG TGATTTCCAGAAATATCCTAAGTCACAAGGACATGACAGAAAGTTTGGAGACCACAGTAGTAGAGTCCAGACCAGGGGGGCCACTTAAGGCCAAGGGTGAAAATGGCTCAACAAGGACATTGCTTGAGAAGATGGGAGGGAAGACAGGCCCCAATGGGCACGCAGGAGCTGTGCTGCACGCGGAAGAGATGTGA